In Quercus lobata isolate SW786 chromosome 12, ValleyOak3.0 Primary Assembly, whole genome shotgun sequence, a genomic segment contains:
- the LOC115969984 gene encoding 7-deoxyloganetin glucosyltransferase-like: MGSLAFAEKPHAVCVPYPAQGHINPMLKLAKILHYKGFHITFVNTEYNHKRLLKSRGPDSLHALPSFQFEAIPDGLLDQSDIDATQDVPSLCASTQKNCLAPFRNLLLKLNDTSSSHVPPVTCIVSDGVMSFTLDAAAELGIPDVLFWTTSACGFMGYAQYRRLIEKGLTPLKDESYLTNGHLDTIIDWIPGMKGIRLRDLPSFIATMDLDDVMLNFAMVEAERAQRASAVILNTFDALEHEVLEGLSTMYPSICSIGPLHLLVNQIPDKNYKLIGSNLWKEEESCIEWLDKREPNSVVYVNFGSVTVMTSNQLIEFAWGLANSKQAFLWIIRPDLVRGDSAVLPPEFVEETKERSLLANWCSQEEVLSHRSIGGFLTHSGWNSTLESVCGGVPMISWPFFAEQQTNCRYACIEWGIGMEIESDAKRGKIESLVRELMVGEKGQKLKKKATEWKKLAEETISPTGSSFVNLDKIINQVLLASATN, from the exons atgggTTCCCTAGCTTTTGCAGAGAAACCCCATGCAGTTTGTGTCCCCTACCCAGCTCAAGGCCACATAAACCCCATGCTAAAGCTAGCAAAAATCCTTCACTACAAAGGCTTTCATATCACCTTTGTAAACACAGAGTACAACCATAAGCGCCTGTTAAAATCCAGAGGTCCCGACTCTCTCCATGCCCTTCCCTCCTTTCAGTTCGAAGCCATTCCTGATGGTCTTCTTGATCAGTCTGATATTGATGCCACCCAAGACGTACCATCCCTATGTGcctccacacaaaaaaattgcTTAGCTCCTTTCAGAAACCTTCTTTTGAAACTGAATGACACCTCTTCATCCCATGTCCCTCCAGTCACTTGCATTGTTTCTGATGGTGTCATGAGCTTCACTCTAGACGCAGCAGCTGAACTGGGCATCCCTGATGTTCTTTTCTGGACAACCAGTGCATGTGGGTTCATGGGCTATGCTCAATATCGCCGTCTCATTGAGAAGGGTCTAACACCACTCAAAG ATGAGAGTTATTTGACAAATGGACATTTAGATACAATCATAGATTGGATTCCAGGCATGAAAGGCATCCGTTTGAGGGATCTTCCGAGCTTCATTGCAACCATGGACCTTGATGATGTTATGCTAAATTTTGCAATGGTTGAAGCCGAGAGAGCTCAAAGAGCTTCTGCTGTTATCTTAAATACTTTTGATGCTTTAGAGCATGAAGTCTTAGAAGGACTTTCAACCATGTATCCTTCTATTTGCTCCATTGGTCCCCTACATCTTCTCGTAAATCAGATCCctgataaaaattataaattgattgGATCAAACCtttggaaagaagaagaaagttgtaTCGAATGGCTAGACAAAAGAGAACCAAACTCTGTTGTTTACGTGAATTTTGGAAGCGTCACTGTCATGACAAGCAATCAATTAATTGAGTTTGCTTGGGGACTAGCAAATAGCAAGCAGGCATTCTTGTGGATCATAAGGCCTGATCTTGTAAGAGGTGACTCGGCTGTTCTTCCTCCTGAGTTTGTAGAGGAGACCAAAGAAAGGAGTCTCTTAGCAAATTGGTGTTCTCAAGAAGAAGTTCTGAGTCATCGATCTATTGGGGGGTTCTTAACTCATAGTGGATGGAATTCCACACTTGAAAGCGTGTGTGGAGGAGTGCCAATGATCTCTTGGCCTTTCTTTGCTGAGCAACAAACCAATTGTCGttatgcttgcattgaatggGGCATAGGCATGGAGATAGAGAGCGATGCAAAGAGAGGTAAAATAGAGAGCCTTGTTAGAGAGCTGATGGTGGGAGAGAAGGGCcaaaagttgaagaagaaagctacTGAATGGAAGAAATTGGCAGAGGAGACCATTAGCCCCACTGGGTCATCTTTCGTGAATTTGGACAAAATAATTAATCAAGTGCTTCTAGCGTCGGCTACTAATTGA